The genomic region ACCCTCCTGGGCCTATATTGTGCTGCCTTCAGTGCTTTGCTTCCCTCCACCCATCATCTTGGCCAAAGTCTCCTTCTCCACCAGGAAAAGTGACTCCAGAGCTGCAGAACAGTGACGTTCCTTGGCTGATCAGGTGAGGCTCCTGCAAGGCAGCTGGAGCTACTTGAAAGAGCATGAGTGATGCTCCCCTCAGTCTGGGAGGTGATTCTTCCCTGAGGGCCTCCTCGGTGCTGAGATccacagaggggcagggaaggtGATTGCAAAGTCTCTTTAATGTAAAAATAGCAGTGGAGATCAAAGCTGGCGCCAGCCTTGgcctctctgctgctctgagaGCGTGTGACACAGCAAAAACGCTGGAAAAGTACCCCAAAATCTTCCCTGCCCACCTGGGCTCTTGGTGGGGTGTGCCCATAGGTTGGTGGCTCAGAGAgtcaggatcacagaatcatttcagttggaaaagacctttaagctcatggagtccaacccttCACCTCacgctgccacagccaccactagcccacagccctcagcacctcagctgtgtgtcttttcaatccctccagggctgggactcccccagctccctgggcagcctggcacaggggctgacaaccctctgaggggaaaaaaattcctccttatctctaatctaaacctcccctggcacaacttgaggctgtttcatcACGTCCTGTTGTTCATCACtggggaaaagagactgacctcATGGTAGGGGCCAGAGTTGGGGCATCCTCCTGGAGAGCAGAGTAACTGATGCCCTCTTGCCTGAGCCCCCAGCCCTGACAGATTGCCCCACATCCCTGTGCAGCCTCCTCTGAGCTGGTTCAGTGACTTTGACAGACCCAAGCCTTTGGAGCTGTTGGGGTTCACCTCCCCACGCAGGGCCACCCCCAAGGGAGAAGGAGAGGTGAAAGCAGCCCAACTAATTGTGCTGGCAAGCAGGATTTTGTTAATGAATCAACCCCCTGGAAAAACAGCAGATACTTCAGGTTTCATGAAATGCAGCAGGTGGGAGGATCCTGAAAGGTCTCATCCATTCATTGAATTAAATATCCTTGAGCTTAGCCCAAGGCTTAATAGCAATGAAACCACCCACCAGCCTGAGAGGAGACAAATTCAGAGCTGCTAGAAAGGTGCTGGGCCCAGGAGCAGGATCCCTGCCAGCACTAGGGATAAATCCCACCCTCCAGTCCCCATCTACAAGCACCAttgctccccatctgccctgTGAGCACCTCGGTGCCAGCGTGCAGCGGGGGGAAGTCAGGGTGCAGGATGGGGGAAGGCAGAGAAATGCAGCAGGGGAAATTGCAATAGGCAAGATGCAGTCGCctacattttaaataatacatGTAATATGTAATAAATAGACTGTATTCATAATAAATATGAGAGCTGGCCAGATATTGGCTACAGTTATTCATATCCAGATCCGCTGGCGAAGCGATGCATTATTCATGTGATACTCAGCTAGCCCACGGATGCCAGGAATTCTTTGTTTAATCATGTGTTTGACAAACATCATGACTCATtaaatatattattcacaaaaTAGTATTTGATCAGGTCTAATAGGCACACTGCAGAGATCTGGGGTCCCAAATTGCTTCTCTTCAGGAGCACTGAATGAGGTTTGCTCCAGAACTTCTGCTGTGATTTCTGTGCTCAGGCTTGGGGGTGTtttgtgatggagccctgcacTGAACCCTCCTCTGCTAGAGTTGGATAGTCCCAGGACACTGTCTTTTTCTGTCATCTCTCCTGGCCTGTCCCCAAACCAATTGAGCATCACCTGCACTTCTGCTCCTCCATCCAGAGCCTCCCAAGTTGTTACAGGGACTATAAAAGATCTTAGATCCAGGAGATGCAtctccaggctctgctgcctATTTTGTGTGAGTGTGTGCTGTGGAAAAGGGTGCTTGTTGACCCCCATTCTTCCAGTTCCATGCTGGGAAAGAGGCAGAGGAGCATGTGTGTGAGCACAAGTCGTGAGTCAGTGGAGCTCGAGCTGCGTGGTGAGTCAGGACTGTAACCCAGGAGCCCGGGATGAGTAGGAGGGAGAGTAAGTTTAATGAGCAGTGATTGTTCACTTGCTGCTTAGTCTTCTTCCAAGGTGGTTTCTGTAGCCCTTAACTTAAAGATCAGGCCCCTTCAGTGGTAGCTGTCACATCAAAAGCTGAGCTTGAAGGATTGGGTTTAATAAAGAGAGACACGAGGGAGGGAGGGTGTGAGCTAAAGGGCTGAGGCTGGCAGGTGAATGTGGCTGCCAGGGGTGTCTCTTGCTGTGTGTCATGGAGCTGATTATCTAACCCAAGGCAACAAAAAATTCCATCACATCCATTTCTTGTGATAGAATTCCAGCTGGTGTGGTTGGCTTCTGCCTGTTTCcagagggagggctggggctggagctgcctgcTCATCTGCCACGCACTCGCTGCATTCCTCCTGGGCACTGCCCACCTGCCCGAGTGAAACACACCCATCCTGGTGACAGGGCATCAGCACACACGTGGGCACCCACCTGAGACTTGGCCAGAGGTGCCAAAAGGAAAATGTAGCTGGGAGAGACCTGgtgctgcctgggagctgcagtGTGCTGCACAGGGACTGGCGGTCCCAGAGCAAAGGGCTTCCATGGGCAGTGGAACAGGGCTCGGTGGGACTCTCCAGCCTCTCCCAGTGCCACGCTGGACATCTCTCCATGCCACCACCAAAGTTTGCCAGCTGTTGCCTTCCTGAGCTTCTGGTCTCTTCTCCctagtaatgagtgacaggacaagaaatgGACTCaacccaggggaggttgagattggagctgaggcagaactgtttccctgagaggggtgtcagcccctgtgccaggctgcccagggagctggggcagtgcccagccctggagagattGAAAAGacacacagctgaggtgctgagggctgtgggttaggggtgggctgggcagtgtgaggtgtagggttggactcaatgatcttaaaggtgttttccaacccaaatggtTCTGTGATGCTGCCCATCCTGAGTGGTTCTGGGGCTTCCCCAGGAGGGAGCTGcactctgtcctgtgctgctcctgggctGTATCTCAACATTGACAGGAAGATCTTGTTGCTCATGTTCTTAAGAGGTAAAACCAGCACCAAACCCTGCAGTCCCTTAGTGCAGCTGCTGGCTGTAAAACCAGAGCCCCGGCTGCCCTGGAGGGCCCCactcctgcagccccttccctcagagcACGCTGCCTTCCTGCACGTGCTCTGCCCAGCTGGGTGCGGGACTCTCAGCGCCTGAcgagtgctgctgctccttttttcagctttgttcttgagaagagaggaggaagggaactGGGGAATCTTGTGCCTGCATTTGAGATTCTCCTGGAGGGTTCTGCTGGTGCGGTGGGGCGGGTTCTGTCGCAGGTATCTATAGTAACGCTGCATCAGCCATGCTTCTGGAGAGCGTCCTTCCACCTCTTCCCActtgtattattttttccccaaacccccttcctcTGCCACTCCCCAGCCCTGGTGGCCCTTGTGCTATGTGACTGAGCCATCCCCATGGTGCTCTCAGTGTCTTCTTGTGCATGAGGGTGACCAAACCCTGCCAGGACAAAGCCTCCAGGCACCGTGTGCTGCACTGTGTGCCATCAGTTGCTCTGAGGTGGGATCACAGAGCACTACTTAGCTTTAATCACTTTCACCCCTTCGTGAGTAGGTCCCTTTTGTCAGGATTCCCTGAGGAATGGGCACCATTTCAGTCAGCAAAGGGATGAGAAGGCACTGTGAGACatgagaggagagaagggaagggagataCCTTTGTTGTACAGACAGGGAGCCCAGCCTGTCCCTGCGTGGCTCTGGTGGGGTGTGGGGTTTGGGATGCTTGGAGTGGCACAGGAGGGCTTTCCCTGCCCCCAGCTCCAGGCAGTGCTTGCAGGGGCACGGCTGGTCCCTCACAAGGCAGCCCCCACCTTCCTGGCCCCCTGTCTGGGATTTCAGGAGCGGAGGCTCCCTGCAAGCACTAACTTTGTTCTTCCGTCTCTCCTGACGCCCGAGCGGGCTgggaaagcagcacagaaatgaCTCATTGGCTGCCAGCTCAGGGAAAGGCATTTATAGCTTTCCCACAGAAAACAGCCTTTGCTCAGCGTGGCAGTTGCTGCCCAGCCATCACGAGCCCATCCAGGACCCCAGCAGAGCGGGAGAGCTTTGCTTGCCCTAGGTGTGATGCCTttcccaggctggggctgcaaaTCCCTCCTAGGCTTGTCTGCATAGTGAGAAGGGAGATGGAGGACCCCTCTGGGTGTCCCAGAGCTGGCAGATCAATCCCCAGAGCCAGGGGACACCCTGAGGGCTGCCACACTTGGAAAAGAGCCTGAGCTCCTcgggtgggaggggagggagccctgcagggacactggcacccccacacagcctgagagcagcttctctgggcagGGTGCAGATGGGCTGCCAGTAGCTCAGAATAGTTTTACTTTGGTGACTGATGACTTTGATGTTTTCATCGAAGAGCCATTCAGATGCTTGAGGCCCTGTGTCTCTCTTCCAACagtgcctgggctggggagTGTGTTagacacagcagctcagcactgtGGGGTTGTGATGTTCAGGGTTTTGAGCACCTCTCTGGAGGAAGCCCCATCTCTGGCAGGTGCCAGCCATCCCCAGGGGTGCAGGAGCACTGGCCAGATGGGATTTGAGCAGGAGAGATGGCCATGGTGAAGCGGCCCAAGATACTGAGTGTTGCATTTGAACACCAcaagctgccctggctgggctggagcatTGGATTGATGCCTCCAGCTGCTTGTGAGAAGTGCCTGGGGAATGGTGGCCTCCAAGCTGTCCCCTCGCTGGGGGATCCTGTAGGGCCTCCTGCCACTGGCTCCCCTCtcctcagcagccctgctcaCTCTGTGCTTCTTGCAGGATCTCTGTCTGTGACGAGGACAAGTTCCGCCACAACGAGTTCATTGGGGAGACGAGGATCCCGCTGAAGAAACTGAAGCCCAACCAGACCAAAAACTTCAACATCTGcctggagaagcagctgccGGTGAGTGGGGGCATTGAGAGCAGCTTAACCCACTGTGGGCCTGCAGATACAGCAGCTTCTCCCCGTGGCACGTGGGAATACGGGGTAGTTTGACCCCTCAAATGTGATCGGGGATGGGGAGAGCGTTGCTCGTGCCAGGGAGGTGGGTGTCTGGCTGTGGCTGTGTCCTGAGCAGCCCCCAGACTGGGTGCATTCCCTCCCCTCAGATAGATAAAACAGAGGACAAGTCGCTGGAGGAGCGTGGCCGGATCCTCATCTCCCTCAAGTACAGCTCTCAGAagcaggggctgctggtgggcaTCATCCGCTGTGCCCACCTGGCTGCCATGGACGCCAACGGCTACTCCGACCCCTATGTCAAAACGTGAGTGCTGCTCCATGCCAGGGCCTCTCCCTGCAGCGGGAGTCAACTGATGAGGGCAtggtggcagcagctcctgtttGCCCCAAGCCCCTCATTCCCTGGCAGTTATTTTACAGCCTCTCAGAGGCAGGTGAGGGCAGGACCTGCCAGGAGGCCCGTGGCCATgcccagcccacagcagcacGTCCTCCCTGCCACGCAGCAGCTGTGGTGCCCCTCTGCCGTGCTCAGGCACTGCCCTTCCCTGGGAGAGGGGATGTGGCCCTGGGGACAGGCCGGGTGGCCCAGAGCAGATGAGCACGGTGGGGGTTTGCTGGTGGCACGGCTCCCAGCACGGGTGGTGGGGCTCATTCCGTGGTGAGGGGAGGTGCCCATCGGGCAGGGCAGTGCCTGTGCCTGACTGATGGTCCTGATTTCACTCAGCACCTTGCAGCACCTTTGCTTTTGCTCTCAGCAACACCCACAGCCTTTTCACTCTTCTGAGCCCATGCTGTCCctgctgggatggggctgggtcAGTCTGGCCCTCCTGGCTGGTGGCACTGCGAGACattccctcctcctctgccccacGTCCCAAGAGGAGAGGagaccccagcccagcccccagcAGGGCCTGGAAAGGCTCTAATTAATACCAGTGTGTAATTAGGTCAGGACTTTAATAGCAGCCTGTGGCTCTGGGAGGCCTTAAGGGCCATTtcacagcctgctgctgctttccagtgcAAATGACTGGGAGTGCCTTCCTTCTGAAAAATACCAGCATGGAGCCCTGAAGGTGACTGTCACGGGCCCCTCAGCCTCACCCAGGTGACTCAGGGAAGCTGGTGTGatgcaggggctgtgcagggctgctgaggaagaggaggctttgCTGAAGCAgaggctggcacagggctctgcaTGGCCACAGCTCCTGGTTTTTAGGTGGCATGTTTCAAACTCTGTGCAAAGCAGAAGGGCCAGTGGCAAGAAAGGGCTGTCAGTCCCTCCTGTGCCCATCCCACGTCCCTATCCCCAGCCTTTGGCCCTTTGAGGGAACTTTGTTAAGGCAGAACTACTGGGATAAGCCCCACTTGGGAGGCCAGGCACGGAGTTCAGCTTAAGCCTTCCTGTTCAATTGCTCTTTGTGAGGGGATGTGTTTGCAGAAAACCCCACTCTTGCTGCTTTAAGTGCTCATCAGAGGTTCAGTCCCTGAGGTAACATAATTCCTGTTGCACACAGTCGTTTTCTAGGCCCCCCCTTGTGCTCTCTGCTGTAGATTGTATCTGCAGGGCTGGAGTCAGAGCAGATCCACAAGTGATGCTGCTTGGTACAAGCCCTAATTTGTTAATTATGAGCAAGATCTGGAAAGTGTAACGAGGAAGCAGAACTGATATTTAAAGGAGCAGCACCAACACAAAATGATGACAGACTGGCTTTAGCCTGGCCCAGATTTCAGGTGCCCTCTCTGCTTGATGAcactttctctctgctttgctccccagcgctgctgctgcactgcacaATATCTGCAGGAAcctgccgccgctgccccggCTCCTGCTCCCCCTCACACGCCTGTGTGTGCTTGCTGTCTCCTGGCAAAGCTCTGGATGAGCAGACGTGTTGCACACTCCTGAGTCTGGACTGGTTCTGGGCTGGGAGCCTTTGATTTTGGAAGCTGTGAGCATGTGTGTGGTGCCAGTGGCCCCTAGGGACAGGAGACGGGATAATCCGTGCTCTCTGATAGCAGCCAGCCACTCTCTTGTCCCAGGGTGGGGAAATGCTGCTTCATTCCAACCATCTCCAGTGTTTCAgcaggggagggcaggagggagctgcagtttTGGGGGACAGCCACCTGagtcctgcctctgcctctgctcaggagcctgtgcccaggctgtgggagggggtgcagcagccctgtgccactGCCCTGCGTCTGTTTCGTTGCAGTTACTTGAAACCAGATGAGGACAAGAAGTCAAAGCATAAGACAGCTGTGAAGAAGAAGACTCTGAACCCCGAGTTCAATGAGGTGGGTTTTCAGCAGTGGTTCTTGCTGAAGGGCTCTCCTTGGTCTTAAAAGGGACAAAAACCCAACCCCCAACCTCAGTCATTAGATGAGGGGTTGAGTTGCCCAGAGTGGCAAAGGGCAGCAGCCCTaggaggaggatggggagcCTCAGCATGGCTTCAGCCTGTCTGTGTCTGCTCCCAACAGGAGTTTTGCTATGAGATAAAGCACGGTGACCTGGCAAAAAAGACCCTGGAAGTCACAGTGTGGGACTATGACATCGGGAAATCAAATGACTTCATAGGTGAGTGGGGCACTCTGGGTCTCTCTAGCTGCTGggtattttttaatcttatcCTTCTGggccttttcccttttcatctgctgcttttctgcactTCTCTGGCCTCCTGGTTTGTCCTTACTGCTGGGTTCCCAGTCTGCTTATGTCTCTCCTGCacctcctctcctgcagccagCCCGTTTCAGACATCCCCCATGCAAGGAGCACCCAAGCAGGGAGAAGACACATCTCGCTCTCCTCTTGTGTTTTTATTCAGATCTTCTGAATAAAAAACAGGTTTAAGAGGGAGGTTTCATTTGTCTCTGTCAGGTGTCTAGACCTCTTGTTTTGTTACTGGTCACTGTGATTTATTGCTAACAAGTGCCCGGTATCTCTGACAGCCATTGTAATTGCAGTGAGCatccagcccttggcacaagAGCCTGGGCCAGGTCCCAGACCCCAGCCATGGGGGGGCCAGGAAAGCTGAGCTCTGGTTGCCCCTGTGCCATGTCAGGTCCCggcagtgggtgctgtgagggtgactgcatgacctggctccatcccccagcacctcaaacactgtgttcagttttggggcCGTCgttacaagaaggacactgaggggctggagcatgttcACAGctgggcaccagagctggggagcccaaatctgatggggagcagctgagggaacggggggtgttcagcctggagaagaggatgctgaggggagacaggaggctgcagtgagctgggggtcggtctctgctccccagtaatgaatgacaagaggaaacagcctcaagttgccccaggggaggtttagatgggagctgaggcagagctgtttccctgagagggttgtcagcccctgtgccaggctgcccagggagctgggggagtgcccagctctggagctattgcaaagacacaaagatgaggtgctgggggcCACGGGTGGGCTTGGattcaatcttaaaggtcttttccaatcaaaatggtTCTCTGATGCTCACCcccacctccttctctctgtctctctctctctcaaggTGGAGTCGTGCTGGGAATCAATGCCAAAGGCGAGCGGCTGAAGCACTGGTTCGACTGCCTGAAGAACAAAGACAAGAAGATCGAGCGCTGGCACACGCTGACAAACGAGCTGCCAGGGGCTGTCCTCAGCGACTGAGCTGCCAGGGgcaggcacagccccacagcccatgGACTGCTCTGCTTCAGGGCTTTGGGCACGGGGGATGGTGGTACTGGGACAGCCCCCACCACGGCCTGGCTGCAGGGAAACCCTTCCCAGGGAACGAGGCAGCAGCGGTTCGCTCTGCTCAGCACGTCCCGGCTCCTAAGGCTTGTCTAAAATGCCTCTTTGCACCCTCCCAcaccctccccacacacacacacacactcacaagcatgtgtgtgcatgcacacaccATGGACACCTCATGCCTGCATGCACTGCAGTTCTGACTCCTCTCCAAGTCTTTGCTGTACTGAATTACCTTCTCGCTGCCTTGCGATTCAGTGGCAAAAATGAATGCATCAGCCTCTGTTCGTGTGTCTAATATGAGCAAAAGGCATCACTAAACCCTGGAACTGTTTTCTCAAGGCGATTGTGCCATATTCCTGGTGGTTTGTCAGTCTCTGTGGTTTGGACCTATGCATTTAAAGCTCCTCCCTTGGAATGACTGTGTCCCCTGACAGGAcgtttgcttttcttcctgcagtGTTGTGCTCGTCCTCTCCAGTACCCCGTGTGAAGTGACCCAGCAAGCTGAAGGTGCTGTGCAGACCACGGCTTCCCTCTCATGGTCTCCAGAATGGGGCAGCTTCACAGTTGCAGAAGGGGAAGAGGGgggcaaaataaaaagctcAGTGAAGCTTCTGCCCATTCCTCCTCCCCAGGACTGACGGTGCAGTCACGCACTGCCCTCACCGCACCTGCTCTCTTTCCATAAGCACGCCCTCCTGCCCTGAGCCACACAGCCAGGCCTCAGCACAGCTCTTTTCTCAGCAAAGTCAGCTTCCAGGGTGAacatttctgtcacttttcCATCACTCATCCCTTTCCAATTCGTGCCATTACCTAAAACCCAACCCAAGGCGTtgctgctgtgagcagcactGTGGGGGCAGAGATGCTCAGCTCCAGCACGCCTGTCAGCTTGGGCAATTTTCTGCCTCAGACAGCATCCAACCCAGATGGCTGTGTACAGCAGACTAAGAATATTATAGTAATATAATAGTAGTCCCAGTTCTCATCCTGTGTGGCTCTCTCTGGCCCATCTCTGCATCCTCATCCCACCGAGCACAGGCTGTTGTGCAGTCGCTACACAGTCAGGCTCAAGAAGGGTGGGATGAGCTAAAACGTTCTGTGAAATGCTGCACCTTGCCAGAAGCTTTGAAAGCCTTTAAATAATGGTTCCCCATAGGTCTCAGTCTCCAGCTTCTGAGCCCTGGAGCTGTGTTGCTGTGTGTTGCTGACTTCTCTCCCTTTACTTTCCCAAGTGATGACCATGTTCCACCTTGTTTGAtatgggggtttggggagggggggggggaacaaCCTTCACAGGGGCTTTTTTAATAACTTACTATTTGTAAAGCATTCTACAGCTACCCATGGATTTTATTTGAATGCTGGCTGTGTGTCAAGCAGGATATTTGCCTCTAATCCTCTCTGTCACTGGTCCAGCACCTTAAAACCTGGTTTGGGTCTGAGCttgcaggagagctgcaggagcacCAGGGTGCCTGTGCAGCCCTTCTTGCAAAGTTTCAATCCTTCATTGGTTTCAGCACATCTTGCCACAAAACTGGTTTCCCCCAGAGATGGAGTAGGACGtgctctgtatgtgtgtgtgtgggtgggtgggtgggtgagtGGGTTCCTTCACTTTGTACCCCCATCTTCTCTAAGCAGACAGCCCGTCTGCCTGTCCCAGCTGCATGCAGAGTGGTGGTTGTCATGCCAGGCCTCGTGACATGTTTGATACCAATGTTTTGCTACCCTgtgaaggctgcagaaactgtcCTGACCTGCATCCTAAAAGACTTTTGTATTTCAGTATTATCTCTCTGTGTACTTTTTGTCAGATTTGTTAATATTTATAATGAGAAcccaaaataaaaaggaaatgaaaacaaaagggaagatcactgccagtgctgcagcttCTGAGTGTCTCTGCATGGGAAGCACAGGGTGTGAGCTCAGCACCTCACAGCACTTCTCAGGTGGAGCAAGGAGGGATCTGGGGCCTGGTAACCAACAGTGCATGCCACAAGGCAAAAACTACACTTATTTTGTACATTAAACCATTCCCATTCAATCCATTCCATGGGGTTAGTTACCACAACCACACCTAtgccaagaaatatttttacacCTTTACACTTCATTATTTCATGGTCTTTCATTGCTATCTTGCATCTGTTCAGCATTTCTACAGTCACTGGGATGGTCACTTACTACTCCCAGGGGGTCTTTGTGATAGACTCCTCAGTTGTCCACTGCATTAACTCCTTGATTCTGTTGGCTtcaacacacagacacagacacatagACACATACTCCTATTGGTGGGAGCTTCAAGCAGCTTCACTaccttctttcctccttgcttGTGGTTATCTGTGCAAAACAGCCTTGTGCTACTTCACTATTTCTGCCTTCTTAGGTTAGGGAAGGAGTTAAGTTTCTTTCCTATTCTCCCTTCTGTCCCTTGGGCCTCATGACAGACCTGTGGGGAGTTTGGTTGGTTGGGATTGACAAAATAAGGCTGGTCAGAAACAGTTACAGTTCTTGAATTCATGGCTTCAAAAAATaggagaggcagggaatggCCATTTCTAACATGGTGCATAATTAACCACATTTCCCAGCTTCACAAGCACCTTGTGTTCTTTGCTGTGGTTGCTGACACAGCCACAAGACATTAAACTAGAACTGGGGATTGTGCCTTAATCATCCTGTTCATGCTTGTTTGAAACCACAAGCGTTTTGTGGTAACAgatttctttctgcctttgtgTTGGCTGTTCTGGTGCCATGCAGGCCTGGAATGTGTGTAGTTCATTGACTGTCTGCCCTACagcccatagagacccccattaATCTCACTGATCCCCCACTGACACCTTTACCGTGCCCTTTATCTATTATCTTTGAACATGACCTTTGACCCAACCCATTCACTTTTGAGCTCTTCCTTTGCCCTCCATCCCTTGGCCTTTGATCCTGACCCCTTGCTCTTTGACCCATGACTTTGAGAGGAGACATAACTCACCCCTCAATGCCAAGCCTGGGGTGTATTTATGGCCCCAGCTTGGGTCCACCTCTTATTCCTAATACCAATGGTTACATTTTAAAGCACATTCACTACCAGACAGCTGCCTGCTGGGGAAGATCCAACTGGGTACTGCATGGCACAGCATCATTCCTTCATCCCAATCACAAATCATGCCAAAGAGTAAGCTGGGCAGGAGAAGAGCAAAGGTTGCAGAGCACTCTACATTAGCTCCAGTTTctcttttgtgggttttgaaacCATGACTGGAACTGCACCCCAGTAACACCTGGGAAGACCCAACCCAAAGCTGTGTTTTGGGCCTCTCCACACTTGGATTGATGCATTGCCACAGTCTCTGGGTGGTACCTAGAGTGTTGTAACACTGCTTTCCTTACCTTGTGCTGGTGTTTGAAGacggggtttttttggtcaagTGTGGATGTGATGGGGGTTGTGTGGCCTGTGACTTTTGATGGTGCTATTTTGtactttctgcttttgtgtgtgtctgtgtgtccagTCCCAGCCCCACAAAGTGGTGGGAGAAGCCCTGTTGGAAACTCCAACAATGGAGATATATAGATCCTTATATACATTTACATCTGTatctatatattttatataaatgcaCTTTATAGAGTCTATGTCATATGATTATTACCT from Colius striatus isolate bColStr4 chromosome 20, bColStr4.1.hap1, whole genome shotgun sequence harbors:
- the DOC2B gene encoding double C2-like domain-containing protein beta is translated as MTLRKGEKMTISIQEHMAIDVCPGPIKPIKQISDYFPRFPRGLPAAVGRSGPLRPAVSQPSVSPAEAPRDDDDDVDRLFGAYGTTPAEQPAKPQAPEELVDPEGYESDDCTTLGTLDFSLLYDQENNALHCTINKAKGLKPMDHNGLADPYVKLHLLPGASKANKLRTKTLRNTLNPTWNETLTYYGITDEDMIRKTLRISVCDEDKFRHNEFIGETRIPLKKLKPNQTKNFNICLEKQLPIDKTEDKSLEERGRILISLKYSSQKQGLLVGIIRCAHLAAMDANGYSDPYVKTYLKPDEDKKSKHKTAVKKKTLNPEFNEEFCYEIKHGDLAKKTLEVTVWDYDIGKSNDFIGGVVLGINAKGERLKHWFDCLKNKDKKIERWHTLTNELPGAVLSD